From Neomonachus schauinslandi chromosome 12, ASM220157v2, whole genome shotgun sequence, the proteins below share one genomic window:
- the LOC110582951 gene encoding olfactory receptor 6B1 yields MEVENQTQVTKFILVGFPGNWGMRVVVFLMFLMAYTLTVAKNVVIILLVQQNQPLHKPMYFFLANLSFLETWYISVTVPKLLFSFWSVSNSISFTHCMIQLYFFIALMCTECVLLAAMAYDRYVAIRRPFHYPTIMSHGLCFHLALGSWAVGFGISLAKIYFISRLSFCGPNVINHFFCDISPVLNLSCTDMSVAELVDFVLALVIFLLPLSITVLSYGCILATVLHMPTGKQKAFSTCASHLVVVTIFYSATIFMYARPRAIHAFNMNKVISNSMLLSPLLSTLSFIA; encoded by the coding sequence ATGGAAGTGGAGAACCAGACCCAGGTCACCAAGTTCATTTTGGTGGGGTTCCCTGGGAACTGGGGCATGCGGGTAGTAGTGTTCCTGATGTTCCTCATGGCCTATACTCTGACAGTGGCCAAAAATGTGGTCATTATCCTGCTGGTGCAGCAAAACCAGCCACTGCACAAACCTATGTACTTCTTCCTGGCCAACCTGTCTTTTTTGGAGACCTGGTACATCTCTGTGACTGTGCCTAAGTTGCTATTTAGTTTCTGGTCTGTGAGCAACAGTATCTCCTTCACTCACTGCATGATACAACTTTACTTCTTCATTGCCCTCATGTGTACAGAATGTGTGCTCCTGGctgccatggcctatgaccgctatgtggccatccGCCGTCCATTCCACTACCCCACCATTATGAGCCACGGGCTTTGCTTCCACTTGGCTCTTGGCTCCTGGGCCGTTGGCTTTGGCATATCCTTGGCTAAGATTTACTTCATCTCTCGCCTCAGCTTCTGTGGCCCCAATGTCATCAATCACTTCTTCTGTGACATCTCTCCAGTACTTAACCTCTCCTGCACAGACATGTCTGTAGCTGAGCTGGTGGACTTCGTCCTGGCGCTGGTCATCTTTCTCTTGCCCCTCTCTATCACTGTCCTGTCCTATGGATGCATCCTGGCCACCGTTCTGCACATGCCCACCGGAAAGCAGAAAGCATTCTCTACTTGTGCCTCCCACCTCGTGGTGGTCACCATCTTTTATTCAGCCACGATTTTCATGTATGCCAGACCCCGAGCCATCCATGCCTTCAACATGAACAAAGTGATTTCCAATTCTATGCTGTTGTCACCCCTGCTCTCAACCCTTTCATTTATTGCCTAA